One region of Acidovorax sp. T1 genomic DNA includes:
- a CDS encoding tRNA dihydrouridine synthase, translated as MTLLLAPMEGLLDFVLRDVLTRVGGVDRCVSEFIRVTGTVLPDKVFLRYLPELRHGGRTLAGVPVRAQLLGSDPVCMAENAAALAALGPEGIDLNFGCPAKVVNRHGGGAALLQEPERIATVVAAVRRAVPAHLPVSAKMRLGFNDASLARECAQAMEAGGASELVVHARTKADGYRPPAYWEQIPAIRAAVRIPVVANGEIWTVADAQRCRAVSGCDALMLGRGMVADPGLARAIRAADQGQPGTDRVEWPALLPQLAAFWQLVCNDLEPRQRAGRLKQWLNLLRRRYPEAELAFQHVRTMTDQRAITAWVAALQS; from the coding sequence ATGACCTTGCTGCTCGCCCCCATGGAGGGGCTTCTGGATTTTGTGCTGCGTGACGTGCTGACCCGCGTGGGCGGCGTGGACCGCTGCGTGTCCGAGTTCATCCGCGTCACCGGCACCGTGCTGCCTGACAAGGTGTTCCTGCGCTACCTGCCCGAGCTGCGCCACGGCGGGCGCACGCTGGCGGGCGTGCCGGTGCGCGCGCAGCTGCTCGGCTCCGACCCGGTGTGCATGGCCGAGAACGCAGCCGCCCTGGCGGCGCTGGGCCCCGAGGGCATCGACCTGAACTTTGGCTGCCCCGCCAAGGTGGTCAACCGCCACGGCGGCGGCGCGGCGTTGCTGCAAGAGCCCGAGCGCATTGCCACGGTGGTGGCCGCCGTGCGCCGCGCCGTGCCAGCGCATCTGCCCGTGTCGGCCAAGATGCGCCTGGGCTTCAACGACGCCAGCCTGGCGCGCGAGTGCGCGCAGGCCATGGAAGCCGGCGGCGCCAGCGAACTGGTGGTGCACGCCCGCACCAAGGCCGATGGCTACCGCCCGCCAGCCTATTGGGAGCAGATTCCGGCGATCCGCGCGGCCGTGCGCATTCCGGTGGTGGCCAATGGCGAGATCTGGACCGTGGCCGACGCGCAGCGCTGCCGCGCGGTGTCGGGCTGCGACGCCCTCATGCTGGGCCGCGGCATGGTGGCCGACCCCGGGTTGGCCCGCGCCATCCGCGCTGCCGACCAGGGCCAGCCGGGCACGGACCGGGTGGAATGGCCCGCATTGCTGCCGCAGTTGGCCGCGTTCTGGCAGCTGGTGTGCAACGACCTGGAGCCGCGCCAGCGCGCTGGCCGGCTCAAGCAATGGCTCAACCTGCTGCGCCGCCGTTATCCCGAGGCCGAGTTGGCATTCCAGCATGTGCGCACCATGACCGATCAGCGCGCCATCACCGCTTGGGTGGCTGCCTTGCAGTCTTGA
- a CDS encoding phospholipase D family protein: protein MTLALVSGFLTPLLRRHPLLWAALLVPLLGACAELPQNVQRPVSTALETVAGTPLATLVDERRTAANARFASGFLLLAGPQAAYGSRLALVEAAQKTLDLQYYAIHADASAERLLLSVVAAARRGVRVRVLLDDFHSAGKDAQVMRLAFEPNIEMRMFNPVAGARGSAFWRMVSALSDFSRVQQRMHNKLFIADNAMGIAGGRNLGDAYFGHDASGNFVDLDVLAVGPIVQDLSRSFDSYWNNERAYPVQSLITQKELDAQRASLAAAEEEQGARTEPSPAPPAASGPLATASAPMAPDADAAQRSRVWDRKPLDLTTARFVWAPAVVLVDKPAKIPAESSATTEPLAPQPDTPSPRAAVAAQGAPAAHLEDNEDTVVDGLLQLMGQARRDLLIVSPYFVPGREITAAFAQARARGVRVRVLTNSLASNDAPIAHAGYARHRKELLAMGVDLYEMHSETTGVRRAISATGSGGATGSSRAMLHSKLVIMDNRLLAVGSMNLDMRSQKQNTEIALLIRSTDLARRAGSSIEQALRDAAWHVELQAGGGLIWRAPQGSNLQDATSEPGASVPLQLLLLLLGPLAPDHLL from the coding sequence ATGACACTCGCCCTTGTTTCCGGTTTTCTCACCCCGCTGCTGCGCCGGCACCCGCTGCTGTGGGCGGCGCTGCTCGTTCCCCTGCTGGGGGCTTGTGCCGAATTGCCCCAGAACGTGCAGCGCCCCGTGTCAACGGCACTCGAAACCGTTGCCGGCACACCGCTGGCCACGCTGGTGGACGAGCGCCGCACGGCGGCGAATGCGCGCTTTGCATCGGGTTTTTTGCTGCTGGCCGGCCCCCAGGCGGCCTATGGCAGCCGCCTGGCCCTGGTGGAGGCGGCGCAGAAAACGCTGGACCTGCAGTACTACGCCATCCACGCCGATGCCAGCGCCGAGCGCCTGCTGCTCAGCGTGGTGGCCGCCGCCCGGCGCGGCGTGCGCGTGCGCGTGCTGCTGGACGACTTTCACAGCGCGGGCAAAGACGCGCAGGTGATGCGCCTGGCGTTTGAGCCCAACATCGAAATGCGCATGTTCAACCCGGTGGCGGGCGCCCGCGGCTCGGCCTTCTGGCGCATGGTCAGCGCGCTCAGCGATTTCTCGCGCGTGCAGCAGCGCATGCACAACAAGCTGTTCATCGCCGACAACGCCATGGGCATTGCCGGCGGGCGCAACCTGGGCGACGCCTATTTCGGCCACGACGCATCGGGCAACTTTGTCGATCTGGACGTGCTGGCGGTCGGCCCCATCGTGCAGGATCTGTCGCGCAGCTTTGACAGCTATTGGAACAACGAGCGCGCCTATCCGGTGCAGTCGCTGATCACGCAAAAAGAGCTGGACGCCCAGCGCGCGTCGCTTGCCGCCGCCGAAGAGGAACAAGGCGCGCGCACCGAGCCTTCGCCTGCACCCCCGGCCGCCTCTGGCCCTTTGGCAACGGCATCTGCCCCCATGGCGCCAGACGCCGACGCGGCCCAGCGCAGCCGGGTGTGGGACCGCAAGCCGCTCGATCTGACAACCGCCCGCTTTGTGTGGGCGCCCGCCGTGGTGCTGGTGGACAAGCCCGCCAAGATTCCGGCGGAATCTTCTGCCACCACCGAGCCGCTGGCACCCCAGCCCGACACGCCCTCGCCGCGTGCGGCAGTGGCGGCGCAGGGTGCTCCGGCGGCCCACCTGGAGGACAACGAAGACACCGTGGTGGATGGCCTGCTGCAGCTGATGGGCCAGGCGCGGCGCGATCTGCTCATCGTCTCGCCCTATTTCGTGCCGGGGCGCGAGATCACCGCGGCCTTTGCCCAGGCGCGTGCCCGGGGCGTGCGAGTACGCGTGCTGACCAATTCGCTGGCGTCGAACGACGCGCCCATTGCCCACGCCGGCTACGCGCGCCACCGCAAGGAGTTGCTGGCCATGGGCGTCGATCTGTACGAGATGCACAGCGAGACCACTGGTGTGCGCCGTGCCATCAGCGCCACGGGCAGCGGCGGCGCCACCGGCTCCTCGCGCGCCATGCTGCACTCGAAGTTGGTGATCATGGACAACCGGCTGCTCGCCGTGGGCTCCATGAACCTCGATATGCGCTCGCAAAAACAGAACACCGAAATCGCGCTGCTGATCCGCAGCACCGATCTGGCACGCCGGGCAGGCAGCAGCATCGAGCAAGCACTGCGCGATGCCGCCTGGCATGTGGAGCTGCAGGCTGGCGGCGGCCTGATCTGGCGAGCGCCCCAGGGCAGCAACCTGCAGGACGCCACCAGCGAGCCCGGTGCCAGCGTGCCGCTGCAACTGTTGCTGCTGCTACTGGGGCCGCTGGCGCCCGATCATCTTCTGTAG
- the mnmH gene encoding tRNA 2-selenouridine(34) synthase MnmH gives MSHRGPVRVADRHAFHTLIDARSPAEFALDHIPGAINCPVLDDDERRIVGTIYKQQGAFEARRVGGAMVAANLARHLREQFADQPASWKPLVYCWRGGMRSGSMVTWLRLVGWDAQQLAGGYKAWRRHVIDRLAELAPQLPLRVICGPTGSAKTRVLQALAARGAQVIDLEACARHRGSVLGAWPGVEQPSQTAFETALLHALEPLDLQRTIYVEAESSKIGRLAVPQPLVQRLRASPCIEIAASVPARLDFLLRDYANLGDDPALLARQLGVLKELHGKQVIARWQDWAQAGALAPLFAELVALHYDPLYARSQSTHLHQWATRHTLASDDLSAAGIDALAAQVLALD, from the coding sequence ATGAGCCACCGCGGCCCCGTGCGCGTGGCAGACCGCCATGCGTTTCACACCCTGATCGATGCGCGTTCGCCCGCCGAATTTGCGCTGGACCACATTCCCGGCGCCATCAACTGCCCGGTGCTCGACGACGACGAGCGCCGCATTGTGGGCACCATTTACAAGCAGCAAGGCGCCTTTGAGGCACGGCGCGTGGGCGGTGCCATGGTGGCCGCCAACCTGGCGCGGCATTTGCGCGAGCAGTTTGCCGACCAGCCCGCCAGCTGGAAGCCGCTGGTTTATTGCTGGCGCGGCGGCATGCGCAGCGGCTCGATGGTGACCTGGCTGCGCCTGGTGGGCTGGGATGCGCAGCAACTGGCCGGCGGCTACAAGGCCTGGCGCCGCCACGTCATCGACCGGCTGGCCGAGCTGGCACCGCAACTGCCCCTGCGCGTGATTTGCGGCCCCACCGGCAGCGCCAAAACGCGCGTGCTGCAAGCCCTTGCGGCGCGCGGCGCGCAGGTGATCGACCTGGAGGCCTGCGCCCGCCACCGGGGCTCGGTGCTGGGTGCCTGGCCGGGGGTGGAGCAGCCCTCGCAAACCGCCTTTGAAACGGCCCTGCTGCATGCGCTGGAGCCCCTGGATCTGCAGCGCACCATCTATGTCGAGGCCGAAAGCAGCAAGATCGGCCGCCTGGCGGTGCCCCAGCCGCTGGTGCAGCGGCTGCGCGCCAGCCCCTGCATCGAGATCGCGGCCAGCGTGCCGGCCCGACTGGATTTTTTGCTGCGCGACTATGCCAACCTGGGCGACGACCCGGCCCTGCTGGCCCGGCAACTGGGCGTTTTGAAAGAGCTGCACGGCAAGCAGGTGATCGCGCGCTGGCAAGACTGGGCCCAGGCCGGTGCGCTGGCCCCGCTGTTTGCCGAGCTGGTGGCCTTGCACTACGACCCGCTTTATGCCCGCTCGCAAAGCACCCACCTGCACCAGTGGGCCACGCGACACACCCTGGCCAGCGACGATCTTTCGGCGGCGGGCATTGATGCCCTGGCCGCCCAGGTGCTGGCGCTCGATTGA
- the selD gene encoding selenide, water dikinase SelD, whose amino-acid sequence MTVDSKPIRLTQLSHGGGCGCKIAPGLLHEILARAPQGIVPPELLVGNETSDDAAVYRLNDSQALVATTDFFTPIVDDPYDFGRIAATNALSDIYAMGGTPIMALALVGMPIAQLPPEVIGRVLEGGAAVCREAGIPIAGGHSIDVLEPIYGLVGLGLVHPQRVRRNADAQAGDVLVLGKPLGVGILSAALKKGILDAAGYADMLRYTTQLNRVGIALGALDGVHAMTDVTGFGLAGHLLEVCRGSGLSAQVNLAQVPVIEAAAKFAADGVVTGASARNWAAYGADVAWAPGAPEWQRHLLTDPQTSGGLLVSCSPDALASVLGTFAQAGFAAAAAIGAMQSRAPGQGSQLVCG is encoded by the coding sequence ATGACTGTTGATTCCAAACCCATTCGTCTTACCCAGTTGTCGCACGGCGGCGGTTGCGGTTGCAAGATAGCGCCGGGCCTGCTGCACGAGATTTTGGCACGCGCACCGCAGGGCATCGTGCCGCCCGAGCTGCTGGTGGGCAACGAAACCAGTGACGATGCCGCCGTTTACCGCCTCAACGACAGCCAGGCTCTGGTGGCCACCACCGATTTTTTCACCCCCATCGTGGACGACCCCTACGACTTTGGCCGCATTGCCGCCACCAATGCGCTGTCAGACATTTACGCCATGGGCGGCACGCCCATCATGGCGCTGGCGCTGGTGGGCATGCCCATTGCCCAGCTGCCGCCCGAAGTGATTGGCCGCGTGCTCGAAGGCGGCGCCGCCGTGTGCCGCGAGGCCGGCATTCCCATTGCGGGCGGGCACTCGATTGACGTGCTGGAGCCCATCTACGGCCTGGTGGGCCTGGGCCTGGTGCACCCGCAGCGCGTGCGCCGCAACGCCGATGCGCAGGCGGGCGATGTGCTGGTGCTGGGCAAGCCGCTGGGCGTGGGCATTTTGTCGGCCGCGCTCAAAAAAGGCATTCTGGACGCCGCGGGTTATGCCGACATGCTGCGCTACACCACGCAACTCAACCGCGTGGGCATTGCGCTGGGCGCGCTCGATGGCGTGCACGCCATGACCGACGTCACCGGCTTCGGCCTGGCCGGCCATCTGCTGGAGGTGTGCCGGGGCTCGGGGCTTTCGGCCCAGGTGAATCTGGCCCAGGTGCCGGTCATTGAAGCTGCAGCCAAGTTTGCGGCCGATGGCGTGGTCACGGGTGCATCCGCACGCAACTGGGCCGCCTATGGCGCCGACGTGGCCTGGGCGCCCGGTGCGCCCGAATGGCAGCGCCACCTGCTGACCGACCCGCAAACCAGCGGCGGCCTGCTGGTGAGCTGCAGCCCCGATGCGCTGGCCAGCGTGCTGGGCACATTTGCGCAAGCCGGCTTTGCCGCAGCCGCCGCCATCGGTGCCATGCAGTCGCGGGCGCCAGGGCAGGGCAGCCAGCTGGTTTGCGGCTGA
- the ribD gene encoding bifunctional diaminohydroxyphosphoribosylaminopyrimidine deaminase/5-amino-6-(5-phosphoribosylamino)uracil reductase RibD, with protein sequence MTDASPFITQALGLAAQALFLSNPNPRVGCVIAAPDGRVLGQGFTQQAGGAHAEVMALRDAAAAGCDVRGATAYVTLEPCAHQGRTGPCCDALIAAGIGKVVASIADPNPLVGGQGFARLRAAGVAVEVGPGAAQARELNIGFFSRMVRGTPWVRLKAAASLDGTTALANGASQWITSPAARADGHAWRARACAVLTGIGTVLDDDPRLDVREVPTPRQPHVVVVDSQLQTPLDARLFIAGRACYIYAAAQNDAKKAALEARGATVIYLPNAQGKVSLPDMLRDLAQRGVNELHVEAGNKLNGSFVREGLVDEMLVYLAPTLLGPGLGMASVGPLETLAQGLALDFTSVDRVGPDVRLVARVRGRDAF encoded by the coding sequence ATGACAGACGCATCCCCCTTCATCACCCAAGCGCTTGGGCTGGCCGCCCAGGCGCTTTTTTTGTCCAACCCCAATCCGCGCGTGGGCTGCGTGATTGCCGCGCCCGATGGGCGGGTGCTGGGCCAAGGCTTTACGCAGCAGGCTGGCGGTGCGCACGCCGAGGTGATGGCGCTGCGCGATGCGGCCGCCGCTGGCTGCGATGTGCGCGGTGCCACCGCCTACGTCACGCTGGAGCCCTGCGCGCACCAGGGGCGCACGGGGCCGTGCTGCGATGCGTTGATTGCGGCGGGCATTGGCAAGGTGGTGGCCTCCATTGCCGACCCCAATCCGCTGGTGGGCGGCCAGGGCTTTGCGCGGCTGCGCGCTGCGGGCGTGGCGGTAGAGGTGGGCCCGGGCGCGGCGCAGGCGCGCGAGCTCAATATCGGCTTTTTCAGCCGCATGGTGCGGGGCACGCCGTGGGTGCGCCTCAAGGCTGCTGCGTCGCTGGATGGCACCACTGCCTTGGCCAATGGCGCCAGCCAGTGGATCACATCGCCCGCTGCGCGCGCCGATGGCCACGCCTGGCGTGCGCGCGCCTGCGCGGTGCTGACCGGCATTGGCACGGTGCTGGACGACGACCCGCGCCTGGATGTGCGCGAGGTGCCCACCCCGCGCCAGCCGCATGTGGTGGTGGTCGATAGCCAGTTGCAAACGCCGCTGGATGCTCGCCTTTTCATAGCTGGCCGCGCTTGCTACATATACGCTGCAGCCCAAAATGATGCCAAAAAGGCCGCGCTGGAAGCGCGTGGCGCCACCGTGATCTATCTGCCCAATGCACAGGGCAAAGTGAGCCTGCCAGACATGCTGCGCGACCTGGCCCAGCGCGGCGTGAACGAGCTGCATGTGGAGGCCGGCAACAAGCTCAATGGCTCGTTCGTGCGCGAGGGGCTGGTGGATGAAATGCTGGTGTATCTGGCGCCCACTTTGCTGGGGCCGGGCCTGGGCATGGCAAGTGTTGGGCCTCTTGAAACGCTTGCCCAAGGGCTGGCGCTGGACTTCACTTCGGTGGACCGGGTGGGGCCAGATGTTCGCCTGGTGGCACGGGTGCGCGGGCGCGACGCGTTTTGA
- a CDS encoding type II TA system antitoxin MqsA family protein, with translation MTTPSQPQAQTTIEDYLKGEQLGEVKHEYLAGQVVAMVGATRTHALIAGSLHAALLPAARRKGCQLFMADMKVRIDQAEESYFYYPDVVLSCATADRHPLYTALPCLIVEVLSPSTERIDRCEKLFAYRLLPSLREYLLLRQDRVHADLYQLGDEGRWQHKVLTRPDEALALRCLDVAVSLRDVYADVPVHQADGCRRAHRHTVQGEVTMATKMKLCGACGGKTYTAFAGETFAISADVQVHNLCGDRCDSCGEVYFDRESQERYIEASDAWVLAGREQEQRLLQRVRKKLRLTQRQAAQLTGGGHNAFSRYERGQAQPMPAVVNLFKLLDKHPALLEELR, from the coding sequence ATGACTACCCCGTCCCAGCCACAAGCCCAAACCACCATCGAGGACTACCTTAAGGGCGAGCAGCTTGGTGAAGTCAAGCACGAATACCTGGCCGGCCAGGTGGTGGCCATGGTGGGGGCGACTCGCACGCACGCTCTGATCGCCGGCTCCTTGCATGCTGCACTGCTACCTGCGGCACGCCGCAAAGGCTGCCAGTTGTTCATGGCCGATATGAAAGTGCGCATAGACCAGGCCGAAGAGAGCTACTTTTACTACCCCGATGTGGTGCTTTCTTGCGCGACGGCCGACAGGCACCCCCTGTACACCGCGCTCCCTTGCCTGATTGTGGAGGTGCTCTCCCCCAGCACCGAACGCATCGACAGGTGCGAAAAGCTGTTTGCCTACCGCCTGCTGCCCAGCCTGCGCGAATACCTGCTGCTGCGCCAGGATCGCGTGCACGCCGATCTGTACCAGCTGGGCGACGAGGGCCGTTGGCAGCACAAGGTTCTCACCCGGCCCGATGAAGCGCTGGCGCTGCGCTGCCTGGATGTGGCCGTGAGCCTGCGCGATGTCTATGCCGATGTGCCCGTACATCAAGCTGACGGCTGTCGCCGAGCGCATCGTCATACAGTTCAAGGGGAAGTGACTATGGCAACAAAAATGAAACTTTGCGGTGCCTGCGGCGGCAAGACATACACGGCATTCGCGGGCGAGACCTTCGCCATCAGCGCCGATGTACAGGTGCATAACCTTTGCGGCGACCGCTGCGATAGCTGCGGCGAGGTGTACTTTGACCGTGAAAGTCAAGAGCGCTATATCGAAGCCAGCGACGCCTGGGTTTTGGCCGGGCGCGAGCAAGAGCAGCGCCTGCTACAGCGCGTGCGCAAGAAGCTGCGCCTCACCCAGCGCCAGGCCGCGCAGCTGACCGGCGGCGGGCACAACGCCTTCAGCCGCTACGAACGCGGCCAGGCCCAACCCATGCCAGCCGTGGTGAACCTGTTCAAGCTGCTGGACAAGCACCCCGCCCTGCTGGAGGAGCTGCGGTAA
- a CDS encoding type IV pilus modification PilV family protein — MKAHYKKPAHGFALIEALVAMMVVSFGMLAVAGFQTTLSLNADVAKQRTEATRLAQQKMEDLRTFENLTKYGTQMVSSSAVTPVTQETITSIAGTTTNATFIRSWGITSAGTPDTGRSVVVTVAWTDRAGNAQQVQLTSHVSATDPLLAGSLWFPLPDGTILRRPKNRNLDIPIPSVDLGNGKSAVRFKDNGKYILFDNITGDVTNTCTDNTLTSTSTADEIKNTLKDPSTSNTGICTKIIGYIVAGYVDVSLEDGAKTSPITIPTGWNANSIDIDHSGITYTPATNYSTECQFGDAKDQNSGITIANYKSYICLISWPAPTTNGPNNQTYEWNGTIKLSGTSIWEITEKNKKTTHYDYVCRFQYANSTIDSNERNERPYTKVNKSLDQQNYFLASTTGTPSCAGTKMNVTNISTGVLHQNCNVDGCPTRTK, encoded by the coding sequence ATGAAAGCACATTACAAAAAACCTGCCCATGGATTCGCACTGATCGAAGCCCTGGTCGCCATGATGGTGGTGAGTTTCGGAATGCTGGCTGTGGCCGGTTTTCAGACCACTTTGTCATTGAATGCTGACGTTGCCAAACAGCGCACCGAAGCTACCCGGTTAGCCCAGCAAAAAATGGAAGACCTGCGAACATTCGAGAATCTGACAAAATACGGGACGCAGATGGTGAGCAGTTCTGCCGTGACGCCCGTAACGCAAGAAACCATAACGTCCATTGCAGGTACAACGACTAATGCAACATTTATCCGATCCTGGGGTATCACGAGCGCAGGTACCCCTGACACTGGTCGCTCAGTCGTTGTTACAGTGGCCTGGACTGATCGTGCGGGGAATGCGCAACAAGTCCAACTGACATCCCATGTCTCCGCGACAGATCCACTCTTGGCTGGCAGCCTCTGGTTTCCGTTGCCCGACGGAACTATTCTGCGGCGGCCCAAAAATCGCAACCTAGATATTCCAATACCTTCTGTTGACTTAGGCAATGGCAAAAGCGCAGTCAGATTCAAAGACAATGGCAAATATATTTTGTTTGACAATATTACCGGCGACGTTACAAACACCTGCACCGACAACACATTAACTTCCACATCCACTGCAGATGAGATAAAAAACACCCTAAAGGACCCCAGCACCAGTAACACCGGAATTTGCACAAAAATTATAGGTTATATCGTAGCTGGGTATGTCGATGTAAGTTTAGAAGATGGAGCCAAAACTAGTCCAATCACAATTCCCACAGGATGGAATGCCAACAGCATTGACATTGATCACTCGGGTATTACCTACACACCAGCAACCAATTACTCAACAGAATGCCAGTTTGGCGACGCCAAAGATCAAAATTCTGGCATCACTATCGCTAACTACAAATCTTACATATGCCTGATCTCCTGGCCAGCACCAACGACAAACGGCCCGAACAATCAGACGTACGAATGGAATGGAACCATCAAACTTTCTGGCACTTCAATATGGGAGATCACCGAAAAAAATAAAAAAACAACGCACTATGACTACGTTTGCCGCTTCCAATATGCCAACTCCACGATCGACTCCAACGAACGTAATGAGCGACCATACACAAAAGTCAATAAATCCCTAGACCAGCAAAATTACTTCCTAGCGTCCACAACCGGAACTCCGAGTTGTGCGGGCACCAAAATGAACGTAACAAACATATCTACAGGCGTTCTGCACCAAAACTGCAACGTGGATGGCTGCCCAACTAGAACCAAGTAA
- a CDS encoding pilus assembly PilX family protein, translating to MTLFTNSNRSTRNPRLQRGATTLVVSLILLFGMTLVAFFVNRSMLFEQKTSANQLRSTKAFEAAEAGIEWATAMLNDPRYVNTTCTTTGTGNTKSFRTKYLGYDAAEGFLDSTKFPSPPPSPVCRMNGTAEPVCSCLDTGIPSLSTTTDPTFTVELEPFNATTIALKMPGATPDKESVLVTSYGCTSVGSGNRCEPDNTNKSDAYQKISIIVKLRPAVRAVPAAAITTGGSLQLTSAASSVSNTDPGSNGILVNAGGGINNTAVPGCNGAFKEFQNTSTLSGTPWQNSMIANDASLSSLSADPDPDAMFKSYFGTTIDLFKSDVSTKILGNCGNVTTDYASAFAQGYRSFYTTCYFDAQSNLGSPTDPVIFVTTNGLKFNGGEKIYGLVYGDQATWDQVGLGNGEINGALIVRGNYCANANANYNYDAEALKKIRGATGSMVRVPGSWKDF from the coding sequence ATGACCTTATTTACAAATTCAAATCGGTCCACGCGCAATCCAAGGCTGCAGCGTGGTGCGACGACGCTAGTCGTATCTCTGATTTTGCTGTTCGGCATGACTTTGGTTGCGTTCTTCGTGAACAGAAGCATGCTGTTTGAGCAAAAAACCTCAGCAAACCAATTGCGCTCGACAAAAGCATTTGAAGCCGCCGAAGCAGGCATCGAATGGGCAACCGCGATGCTGAACGACCCGCGGTATGTCAACACGACCTGCACCACAACGGGCACCGGCAACACAAAGTCATTTCGAACCAAGTACCTGGGCTACGATGCAGCCGAAGGTTTTCTTGATTCGACGAAATTCCCATCCCCACCGCCGTCGCCAGTTTGCAGAATGAACGGTACCGCCGAGCCCGTCTGTAGCTGTCTTGATACTGGCATCCCAAGCCTCAGTACGACCACCGACCCCACGTTCACTGTGGAGTTAGAGCCTTTTAATGCAACAACCATTGCATTAAAGATGCCCGGCGCAACACCAGATAAGGAAAGCGTACTGGTCACATCCTACGGTTGCACTTCTGTCGGCAGCGGCAATCGTTGTGAGCCAGACAACACCAATAAATCCGATGCCTATCAGAAGATCAGCATTATCGTGAAACTGCGGCCAGCTGTCAGGGCGGTGCCAGCAGCGGCAATTACGACTGGTGGCTCGCTGCAGTTGACCAGTGCCGCCAGTAGTGTTTCAAACACCGACCCCGGCTCAAACGGCATACTTGTTAATGCAGGCGGTGGCATTAATAACACGGCAGTGCCCGGTTGCAACGGGGCATTCAAGGAATTTCAAAACACCTCTACTCTGTCGGGGACACCATGGCAAAACTCAATGATCGCAAATGATGCGTCACTTAGCAGCCTCAGTGCCGACCCCGACCCTGATGCCATGTTTAAGAGTTATTTCGGCACAACAATCGATCTATTTAAATCAGATGTATCGACAAAAATTTTAGGCAATTGCGGAAATGTAACAACTGACTATGCTTCAGCATTTGCCCAAGGTTATCGATCTTTCTACACAACTTGTTATTTTGACGCACAAAGCAACTTAGGCAGCCCAACAGATCCGGTCATCTTTGTAACGACAAACGGCCTGAAGTTCAATGGTGGTGAAAAGATTTACGGACTGGTTTATGGCGACCAAGCAACCTGGGACCAGGTTGGCCTTGGCAACGGTGAAATCAATGGGGCACTTATTGTGCGCGGCAATTATTGCGCAAATGCAAACGCCAATTACAACTACGACGCGGAAGCATTGAAAAAAATTCGCGGAGCAACAGGGTCAATGGTACGTGTACCAGGCAGTTGGAAAGACTTTTGA
- a CDS encoding PilW family protein, producing the protein MYTPKKRALQQGLSVIELLIGVAVGLFILSGALMLFGDYINNNRRLVLETQVNQDMRAAADLIARDLRRAGYWGNATAAVVSSSAPIPAASSPYAAVYPAASAASSTATYSYSSAKPASAENNALDSAENYGFRLNSGELQFQQGSSNWQAITDIKSLTVSNFTVTPVHKCVPLQQYCTGGSSSTCAACTVDASGCPTAACATCPFIKVRSYNIALQGTSTTDPTVTRSIQETVRVRNEELLGSCPL; encoded by the coding sequence GTGTATACCCCAAAAAAAAGAGCACTACAGCAAGGCCTCTCTGTAATCGAGTTGCTTATTGGCGTGGCCGTCGGATTATTCATCCTCAGCGGTGCATTGATGCTGTTCGGCGACTACATCAACAACAATCGCCGTCTTGTACTCGAAACTCAGGTTAATCAGGACATGCGCGCAGCAGCAGACCTGATCGCCCGCGACTTGCGCCGGGCGGGTTACTGGGGCAACGCAACCGCGGCGGTCGTATCCTCCAGCGCTCCAATTCCGGCCGCTTCGTCACCCTACGCCGCAGTCTACCCAGCCGCCAGCGCAGCATCCTCAACCGCCACCTACAGTTACTCAAGCGCCAAACCCGCCAGCGCCGAGAACAACGCTCTTGATAGCGCAGAAAATTATGGTTTTAGGCTGAATTCTGGTGAATTGCAATTTCAACAAGGAAGCAGCAACTGGCAAGCTATTACTGATATCAAGTCCTTGACTGTCAGCAATTTCACTGTAACGCCAGTGCACAAATGCGTTCCATTGCAGCAGTACTGCACCGGTGGTAGCAGCAGCACTTGCGCTGCATGCACGGTTGATGCCAGCGGTTGCCCGACTGCGGCTTGCGCCACATGTCCGTTTATCAAAGTGCGAAGCTACAACATCGCATTGCAAGGCACATCCACCACTGACCCCACGGTAACGCGCAGTATTCAAGAGACTGTGCGTGTGCGCAACGAAGAACTACTTGGGAGCTGCCCACTATGA